A section of the Fusarium falciforme chromosome 8, complete sequence genome encodes:
- a CDS encoding GH16 domain-containing protein, protein MWYPAILLVAASQLVSGICECGYSIVDLDNQQPIFFTDYLETDFTRLPTISQNNDWVRQQFTVSAEDGRGDYGKAFKPENIRTRITEMKGRQDEEAGLHLLVGSVIDDHGAISGSELDTERQDLHWGSFRAGMKLTPTNGTCAAFFWYFNDTQEIDTEFLSREFDHDKGIYPVNLVVHSTQSLQAGYDASKTGTYKRVNLDFDPTDAFHEYRFDYTPDRVLFYADSKLLARMEGGNMPSAGGHLILQHWSNGNQWWSGGPPTEDATVTVSYVKAYFNSSEPEHQEGSRQKCSGLKTKGSTVCAVPDVTERNASSGGRFFIDDETSEKKDRQDENNATSHGSRGATIERDIVLASVSICTLFSLKAGWHLLPQELNGSVSNKTGPRPGQTAGQGRERRGFQKLDSSSPTMPSPEFLDIVLENQTDSPELFAHITGRNDKGVAVLLADGQTLHQPASPSEILQPVGADHGIPIGGPGSRRKIRIPRMYGARIWFCKGKPLTFLLNPGPAIVEPSVMNPTDPNFDADWGFCEFTFNDFQLFVNVSYVDFVSLPIALKLENEAGKVTQIPGMPKKGLEDVCAGLQRQATKDGAGWEKLIVKSKAGKNIRALSPNAGKELHPGLLEGYFAPSVDAAWARYEKEDLVINTQFDWGDVKGRVRDGKLVFSNVGKDKLTFSFSKPSTRDILSCSTGPFAAGEGVSAAQLNVGARLAAALNRGTLARNGRQPEGERVEAYYADESVRSNHYSRVCHEVTIEGRGYAFPYDDVGATDGVDQSGFLNDERPKVLTITVGGPK, encoded by the exons ATGTGGTATCCAGCGATCCTTCTTGTTGCAGCGAGTCAACTCGTTTCTGGCATCTGCGAGTGTGGATATTCAATTGTAGATCTTGACAACCAGCAACCCATCTTCTTCACAGACTACCTGGAGACCGACTTCACTCGCCTCCCTACCATCTCACAGAACAACGATTGGGTACGGCAACAGTTTACTGTCTCTGCTGAGGATGGCCGAGGCGATTACGGCAAGGCTTTCAAGCCCGAGAATATTCGAACTCGCATAACAGAAATGAAAGGTCGACAGGacgaagaagctggcctccACCTCCTTGTGGGTAGTGTCATCGATGACCATGGCGCCATCTCGGGGAGTGAACTGGACACCGAGAGACAGGACCTTCACTGGGGCTCATTCCGGGCCGGTATGAAGTTGACACCGACCAACGGAACATGTGCTGCGTTCTTCTGG TATTTCAACGACACCCAGGAGATTGACACCGAGTTCCTTTCAAGGGAGTTTGACCATGACAAGGGCATCTATCCCGTCAACCTAGTAGTGCATTCGACGCAGTCGTTACAGGCTGGGTATGATGCTAGTAAAACTGGAACTTACAAGAGAGTCAACTTGGATTTCGACCCAACGGATGCCTTTCACGAGTACCGATTTGACTACACACCAGACCGGGTTCTGTTCTACGCCGACAGCAAACTTCTCGCTCGAATGGAGGGGGGAAATATGCCATCGGCTGGTGGTCATCTCATTCTTCAGCATTGGAGCAATGGCAATCAATGGTGGTCAGGGGGACCGCCAACCGAGGACGCAACAGTCACCGTCAGTTATGTCAAGGCCTACTTTAACTCATCAGAACCCGAACACCAGGAGGGTTCGAGACAAAAATGTTCGGGATTAAAAACAAAAGGCTCGACAGTATGCGCAGTTCCTGATGTGACGGAGCGGAATGCTTCGTCTGGTGGGCGCTTCTTTATTGACGACGAGACCTCAGAAAAGAAGGATAGGCAAGATGAAAACAATGCTACGAGCCACGGAAGTCGAGGAGCTACAATTGAAAGAGATATTGTGCTGGCTTCTGTAAGCATCTGTACTCTTTTCTCTCTGAAAGCCGGTTGGCATCTGCT GCCGCAGGAGCTGAACGGCTCGGTGTCCAACAAAACTGGGCCTAGACCAGGGCAGACAGCTGGACAGGGCCGGGAAAGGAGGGGTTTCCAG AAGTTGGATAGCAGTTCGCCTACCATGCCCTCTCCGGAATTTTTAGACATTGTTCTTGAGAACCAAACCGACTCACCGGAACTCTTTGCACATATCACGGGCCGAAATGACAAAGGCGTCGCTGTGCTCCTCGCCGACGGTCAGACGTTGCACCAGCCGGCGTCACCCTCCGAGATCCTGCAGCCCGTCGGAGCGGACCATGGGATCCCGATCGGCGGGCCCGGGTCGCGGCGCAAGATCCGGATCCCGCGCATGTATGGGGCCCGGATCTGGTTCTGCAAAGGCAAACCGCTTACATTCCTGCTCAACCCGGGGCCGGCTATAGTGGAGCCGTCGGTGATGAACCCGACCGATCCCAACTTTGATGCCGACTGGGGTTTCTGCGAGTTTACCTTCAATGATTTCCAGTTGTTCGTCAATGTGTCATATGTAGATTTTGTGAGCCTCCCGATCGCGCTGAAGCTCGAGAACGAGGCCGGAAAGGTCACACAAATCCCAGGCATGCCTAAGAAGGGCCTTGAAGATGTGTGCGCCGGCCTGCAGCGTCAGGCCACAAAGGACGGCGCGGGCTGGGAGAAGCTCATCGTCAAGTCAAAGGCTGGGAAGAACATACGAGCCTTGAGCCCCAACGCAGGGAAGGAGCTTCACCCGGGTCTGCTGGAGGGCTACTTTGCTCCCTCGGTGGACGCAGCATGGGCCCGGTACGAAAAGGAAGATCTGGTGATCAACACACAGTTCGACTGGGGAGACGTCAAGGGTCGTGTGCGTGACGGCAAGCTGGTGTTTAGCAATGTGGGCAAGGACAAGTtgaccttttccttctccaagCCGTCAACGCGGGACATTCTGTCGTGCAGCACGGGGCCGTTTGCCGCCGGGGAGGGAGTGTCGGCGGCGCAGCTCAACGTCGGGGCCCGGCTCGCGGCGGCACTCAACCGGGGGACGCTGGCCCGCAACGGCCGGCAGCCGGAGGGAGAGCGGGTGGAGGCTTACTACGCAGACGAGAGTGTAAGGTCAAACCACTACTCTCGAGTTTGTCATGAGGTGACCATTGAGGGGAGGGGATATGCGTTTCCTTATGACGATGTTGGTGCGACCGATGGAGTTGATCAGTCTGGATTCTTGAATGACGAGAGGCCCAAGGTGTTGACAATCACTGTTGGAGGACCAAAGTGA
- a CDS encoding Ribonucleoside-diphosphate reductase small chain, translating to MAAQVTPSKQAASAIENFKMESPAKKLDFGTSNKENQTAGIDLKAKWEEVKRQEKQVTQEKQEKPTVAPGIKAEEADEPLLQENPQRFVLFPIKYHEIWQMYKKAEASFWTAEEIDLSKDLHDWNNRLTSDEQFFISHILAFFAASDGIVNENLVERFSGEVQIPEARCFYGFQIMMENIHSETYSLLIDTYIKEPSQRTYLFNAIETIPCIRKKADWAIRWIQDKDSSFAQRLVAFAAVEGIFFSGAFASIFWLKKRGLMPGLTFSNELISRDEGLHTDFACLLHSHLKGRASKQVIQDIITDAVTIEQEFLTEALPCALLGMNADLMKQYIEFVADRLLVALGNEKVYKATNPFDFMENISLGGKTNFFEKRVGDYQKAGVLHSANKNTEEETPKGENGGDFTFDEDF from the exons ATGGCTGCGCAAGTCACCCCTTCCAAGCAG GCTGCCTCTGCCATTGAGAACTTCAAGATGGAGTCTCccgccaagaagctcgactTTGGTACCTCCAACAAGGAGAACCAGACCGCCGGTATCGACCTGAAGGCCAAGTGGGAGGAGGTTAAACGGCAAGAGAAGCAGGTTACCcaggagaagcaggagaAGCCCACTGTGGCTCCCGgcatcaaggctgaggaggccgaCGAGCCTCTTCTCCAGGAGAACCCCCAGCGCTTCGTTCTCTTCCCCATTAAGTACCATGAG ATCTGGCAGATgtacaagaaggccgaggcctCTTTCTGGACCGCCGAGGAGATTGATCTGTCCAAGGATCTCCACGACTGGAACAACCGCCTGACCTCCGACGAGCAGTTCTTCATCTCTCACATCCTTGCCTTCTTCGCCGCCTCTGACGGCATTGTCAACGAGAACCTGGTCGAGCGATTCAGCGGCGAGGTCCAGATCCCTGAGGCTCGATGCTTCTACGGCTTCCAGATCATGATGGAGAACATCCACTCCGAGACATACTCTCTACTCATTGACACCTACATCAAGGAGCCTTCTCAGCGAACCTACCTCTTCAACGCCATTGAGACCATCCCCTGCATCCGCAAGAAGGCCGACTGGGCTATCCGATGGATCCAGGACAAGGACTCGTCCTTTGCTCAGCGTCTCGTTGCCTTCGCTGCCGTCGAGGGTATCTTCTTCAGTGGTGCCTTTGCTtccatcttctggctcaaGAAGCGTGGTCTCATGCCCGGTCTGACCTTCTCTAACGAGCTCATCTCTCGTGATGAGGGTCTTCACACCGACTTTGCCTGCCTTCTTCACTCCCACCTCAAGGGCCGTGCCAGCAAGCAAGTCATTCAGGACATCATTACTGATGCCGTCACCATTGAGCAGGAGTTCCTGACTGAGGCTCTCCCCTGCGCCCTTCTCGGCATGAACGCCGACCTCATGAAGCAGTACATCGAGTTCGTCGCCGACCGTCTCCTGGTCGCCCTCGGCAACGAGAAGGTCTACAAGGCCACCAACCCCTTCGACTTCATGGAGAACATCTCCCTGGGTGGCAAGACCAACTTCTTCGAGAAGCGTGTCGGTGACTACCAGAAGGCTGGTGTCCTTCACAGCGCCAACAAGAACACTGAGGAAGAGACACCCAAGGGTGAGAACGGCGGTGACTTCACCTTCGACGAGGACTTCTAA
- a CDS encoding Protein kinase domain-containing protein — MSSKSRWADTEEDARLDAKLKEEKRRKKAEKARKLEAEKQAQAAAARTSLDVDDDRPSKRRRITPEPGAGANEKQPPAKLLRFPTGGWSKCRSVENYEKLNDIEEGTYGWVARATDKATGKVVALKRLKLDPADRNGLPVTGLREIQILKDCQHRNIMSMVEVVVGDDVSRPDKYAPSPTVETSQLTNPPRSSLFLVLEFVEHDLKSILEDMPEPFLSSEVKRLLLQLTSGIAYLHDNWILHRDLKTSNLLLNNRGQLRIADFGMARYVGDPPPKLTQLVVTLWYRAPELLLGAKSYGAAVDMWSVGCIFGELLTREPLLQGKNEVDQVSRIFELCGVPTDESWPGFRRLPNARTLRLPKTAAASGSVVRARFPGLTSAGAGLLADLLSLDPDRRPTAREMLQHEYFRQDPKPKPESMFPTFPSKAGQERRRRQEPHAPVRGQAASLGDVDFTGIFQGRDREERGAGFQLRMV, encoded by the coding sequence ATGTCAAGCAAGTCGCGGTGGGCAGACACCGAAGAAGACGCCCGTCTCGACGCCAAactcaaggaggagaagcgacGCAAAAAGGCAGAAAAGGCCCGCAAGCTTGAGGCAGAGAAGCAAGCGCAGGCCGCAGCAGCCAGAACCTCgctcgacgtcgacgatgaCCGGCCCTCAAAGCGACGGAGGATCACGCCCGAGCCCGGTGCTGGCGCCAACGAGAAACAACCCCCCGCGAAACTGCTGCGATTTCCTACCGGTGGCTGGTCCAAGTGCCGGAGCGTCGAGAACTACGAGAAGCTGAACGATATCGAGGAGGGAACCTATGGGTGGGTTGCGCGGGCGACAGACAAGGCTACCGGCAAGGTTGTCGCGCTGAAGCGGTTGAAGCTAGATCCAGCAGATCGGAATGGCCTGCCGGTTACGGGATTGCGTGAGATCCAAATTTTGAAGGATTGCCAGCATCGCAATATTATGTCCATGGTGGAGGTTGTCGTGGGAGACGATGTATCACGACCAGACAAGTACGCGCCCTCTCCAACCGTCGAGACATCACAACTAACAAACCCACCTCGCAgttccctcttcctcgtcctcgagttTGTCGAGCATGACCTCAAGAGCATCCTCGAAGACATGCCCGAGCCCTTCCTCTCCTCCGAGGTCaagcgcctcctcctccagctcaccTCGGGTATCGCCTACCTCCATGACAACTGGATCCTCCACCGCGATCTCAAGACGtccaacctcctcctcaacaaccgGGGCCAGCTCAGGATCGCCGACTTTGGCATGGCCCGCTACGTCGGCGACCCCCCACCCAAGCTCACCCAGCTCGTCGTCACTCTCTGGTACCGCGCCCcggagctcctcctcggcgcaAAATCCTACGGCGCCGCCGTCGACATGTGGAGTGTCGGGTGCATCTTTGGCGAGCTTCTCACCCGTGAGCCCCTTCTCCAAGGCAAAAACGAAGTCGACCAGGTCTCGCGCATCTTTGAACTCTGCGGCGTTCCCACAGATGAATCCTGGCCAGGCTTCCGTCGTCTGCCAAACGCCCGAACCCTCCGCCTCCCCAAAACGGCTGCCGCATCCGGCTCCGTCGTTCGCGCCCGCTTCCCGGGCCTCACCTCGGCCGGCGCCGGTCTACTGGCCGACCTTTTATCACTGGACCCGGACCGCAGGCCGACGGCGCGTGAGATGCTCCAGCACGAATACTTCCGTCAAGACCCGAAGCCCAAGCCCGAGAGCATGTTCCCCACGTTTCCAAGCAAGGCCGGTCAGGAGCGGCGTCGGCGACAGGAGCCACATGCGCCTGTGCGCGGCCAGGCCGCGTCTCTGGGCGATGTCGACTTTACTGGCATCTTTCAGGGGCGGGATCGGGAAGAGAGGGGAGCTGGATTCCAGCTACGGATGGTGTAA
- a CDS encoding Peptidyl-prolyl cis-trans isomerase-like 2: MGKGTDKLYITHSEWSSSDAFSASVGAGASSRNQHSNASFRRLPFNFCAASLQPFKNPVCTPDGTIFDVEVIGAWLDKHPNQNPVNGEPLQKKDLIRLNFARNSESDSLGAGLSDGKGDLIDPVTYKVFTDNTHIVAIRHGTSANVFAWDTVERMNIKAKMWVDLVSDEEFTRADIITLQDPQNAASRNLDQFKYLKDGHEAQLTKDQEEERKAGNINSNALGSMGDKVLRAKAAVDKARKAREQGGDVNRSSTALSKPTAGTTTVARQNMIKDKKLAANSAAYTTGKAAASFTSTGLTPETSGERALLTDEEYMLKPKRVKTTGYARIETNLGDLTIELYPEFAPKAVWNFIRLSQTGFYKGVAFHRNIPNFMIQGGDPSGTGRGGQSIWNKYFDDEFEGPHTHNARGTISMANKGKNTNSSQFFITYKPTPHLDRKHTVFGRVVANLDVLSKMEDVPTDGSNRPLNKIVIKDIVVFHDPFAEFQTQKKEQERQTKEQEEIRLRGGTDDDKTTWTGKRIRNDGTIESAGAKESVGKYLQAAVQQNTSTANEADLDDVDTWEEPARKKIKGRGFGNFDNW; encoded by the exons ATGGGTAAAGGAACAGACAAGCTTTAT ATCACCCATTCAGAATGGTCTTCTTCTGACGCCTTCTCCGCCAGCGTCGGCGCTGGAGCTTCCTCTCGCAACCAACACAGCAACGCCTCCTTCCGTCGCCTCCCCTTCAACTTTTGCGCCGCCAGTCTTCAGCCCTTCAAGAACCCCGTATGCACACCCGACGGCACCATCTTCGATGTTGAGGTCATCGGTGCCTGGCTTGACAAGCACCCTAACCAGAACCCCGTCAACGGCGAGCCCCTACAGAAGAAGGACCTGATCCGTCTCAACTTTGCTCGAAACTCGGAGTCAGACTCGCTCGGAGCTGGTCTCAGCGATGGAAAGGGCGACCTGATCGACCCCGTCACATATAAGGTCTTTACCGACAACACACACATCGTCGCGATCCGCCATGGCACTTCCGCCAACGTCTTTGCTTGGGATACGGTCGAGCGCATGaatatcaaggccaagatgtgGGTTGACCTTGTGAGCGACGAGGAGTTTACACGCGCCGACATCATTACCCTCCAAGACCCTCAGAACGCGGCCAGTCGCAACTTGGATCAGTTCAAGTATCTGAAGGATGGCCACGAGGCGCAACTGACCAAGGACCAAGAGGAAGAGCGAAAGGCCGGAAACATCAACTCCAACGCACTGGGAAGCATGGGCGACAAGGTCTTGCGCGCAAAGGCGGCGGTGGACAAGGCGCGCAAGGCCCGAGAGCAAGGTGGCGACGTTAACCGCAGCTCAACAGCTTTGTCCAAGCCCACTGCCGGTACCACCACCGTGGCCAGGCAGAATatgatcaaggacaagaaacTGGCAGCCAACTCGGCTGCTTACACTACAGGAAAGGCTGCGGCCAGTTTCACGAGCACAGGGCTAACGCCTGAGACGAGTGGCGAGAGGGCTCTCCTCACGGATGAAGAGTACATGCTCAAGCCGAAGCGCGTCAAGACGACAGGCTATGCCAGAATAGAAACAAACTTGGGCGACCTCACCATCGAGCTGTATCCAGAGTTTGCGCCCAAGGCTGTATGGAACTTTATAAGGTTGTCGCAGACGGGCTTTTACAAGGGCGTGGCTTTTCATCGAAACATCCCCAACTTTATGATTCAGGGCGGCGATCCTTCAGGGAcaggtcgaggagggcaaAGTATCTGGAACAAGTACTTTGACGACGAGTTTGAGGGTCCCCATACTCACAACGCTCGAGGAACAA TCTCAATGGCCAACAAGGGCAAAAATACAAACTCGAGCCAATTCTTCATTACATACAAGCCGACACCTCATCTAGACCGCAAACACACCGTCTTTGGCCGCGTCGTCGCCAATCTCGATGTCCTCTCCAAGATGGAGGACGTTCCTACCGACGGTTCTAACCGACCACTCAACAAGATCGTCATCAAGGACATTGTCGTCTTTCACGATCCATTCGCCGAGTTTCAAACGCAAaagaaggagcaggagcGCCAGACCAAGGAACAGGAGGAGATCCGCCTAAGGGGTGGCACTGACGATGACAAGACGACCTGGACCGGCAAGCGGATACGGAACGATGGAACCATTGAGTCTGCCGGTGCCAAAGAAAGCGTTGGAAAGTATCTCCAGGCCGCGGTACAGCAAAACACATCAACAGCAAACGAGGCAGACCTGGACGATGTTGATACATGGGAGGAGCCTGCACGCAAAAAGATCAAGGGGAGAGGCTTCGGAAACTTTGACAACTGGTAA
- a CDS encoding Nudix hydrolase domain-containing protein, protein MAESQMQLEDWLDDLCVRFIINLPQEDLSSVARICFQVEEAQWFYEDFIRPLDPTLPSMTLRTFCLRIFQHCPLLANFSVENHTKAFEEFLEYKTRVPVRGAILLNEAMDSTVLVKGWKKGANWSFPRGKINKDEDDLDCAVREVYEETGLDLRAAGLVPTDHRPKYIEIAMREQHMRLYVFRNVPMDTKFEPKTRKEISKIQWYNLSELPAFRRKNNQQQDTAAIPNANKFYMVAPFLVPLKKWVVSQKKIDARKAASGSHPHRAIDEAHLEDDAWKTDTGAETADQAPAIDTHQGAEQELHRLLKMQQPTQGLQAPTAPAQQDKGSALLSILQAKGGPADTVPQPGAYQPHTPLDMTVGEAPQPRTPHHHNHHHMPSITTQQPPPSFPYSPSQVARWNMPPPQQARNEQPFSQQYPIPEGQYKSNQAPLVHPQPLPPQVERSVFNRSVFQEGNQPNYPGAPVPFNNPQTGQYGYSNQASQAPIPVEPPRQPQLNGQSMALLNAFKGANASAQLKENIQQPQMLNPGYQGQNPAPAYSNFGGPQIPPQVPPHTAGTLGGYNRSQPSPKELPGSKVGPPADNHRNALLGMFRKEDQAQPQAQVPQPGGQPASGNLLNELFRSAGGDARQAQVSSRASADTNPSISLEALSIHPRPSQSGTPGSQGRADYGQQHGPLPQGPATSQPGQPIRILQRGQNDQFLRVGGPSTASPQTSQASPSGLAGHLQPVPAGASPGVSPSFPALSQRRESGPDQKRQLLSLFGKQPSPASLEAAKGKEVIVGTPRSRLASLASGAGEPGLGNLPPSRRGSQTPISPAERTFLLDYLQSVTNSANR, encoded by the exons ATGGCCGAATCACAGATGCAGTTAGAGGATT GGTTGGACGACCTCTGCGTccgcttcatcatcaacctcccgCAGGAGGACCTCTCCTCCGTCGCGCGGATATGCTTCCAAGTCGAGGAAGCTCAGTGGTTCTACGAGGATTTTATCCGTCCACTCGACCCGACCCTGCCGTCCATGACGCTGCGCACCTTTTGCCTTCGCATCTTCCAGCACTGTCCCCTGTTGGCCAACTTCTCTGTCGAGAATCACACCAAGGCATTTGAAGAGTTCCTCGAATACAAGACCCGAGTTCCGGTTCGGGGTGCTATCTTGTTGAACGAGGCTATGGACTCGACCGTGCTCGTCAAGGGATGGAAGAAGGGCGCCAACTGGAGTTTTCCACGAGGCAAGATCaacaaggatgaggatgatcttGACTGCGCTGTTCGAGAAGTCTACGAAGAGACGGGTCTGGACCTACGAGCCGCTGGGTTGGTGCCTACCGACCATAGACCCAAGTACATCGAGATTGCGATGCGCGAACAGCATATGAGGCTCTACGTCTTTCGCAATGTCCCGATGGACACCAAGTTCGAACCGAAAACCAGGAAGGAGATCAGTAAGATTCAATGGTACAACCTGTCTGAGTTACCTGCTTTCCGCCGGAAGAACAACCAACAGCAGGACACGGCTGCTATTCCCAACGCCAACAAGTTCTACATGGTTGCTCCGTTTTTGGTGCCCTTGAAGAAATGGGTCGTCTCGCAGAAGAAGATTGATGCGAGGAAAGCGGCCAGTGGCTCTCACCCTCACCGAGCTATTGACGAAGCTCATCTTGAGGACGATGCATGGAAGACCGACACCGGTGCCGAAACTGCCGACCAGGCGCCAGCCATAGACACACATCAAGGTGCTGAACAGGAGCTTCATCGGCTGCTGAAGATGCAGCAACCCACTCAGGGCTTGCAGGCACCTACAGCTCCTGCTCAACAGGATAAAGGCAGTGCTCTCCTATCTATTCTTCAGGCTAAGGGCGGACCTGCAGACACCGTGCCGCAGCCAGGGGCTTACCAGCCTCACACTCCTCTGGACATGACGGTTGGTGAGGCACCTCAACCTCGGACGCCCCATCATCATAACCATCACCATATGCCTTCCATCACCACTCAGCAACCGCCTCCCTCATTCCCTTACTCGCCTAGCCAGGTCGCCCGGTGGAATATGCCCCCTCCACAGCAAGCGAGAAACGAACAGCCGTTCAGCCAACAATATCCTATTCCTGAGGGGCAGTACAAGAGCAACCAAGCTCCTTTGGTACATCCCCAACCACTTCCTCCTCAGGTAGAAAGGTCTGTTTTCAACAGGAGTGTATTCCAAGAGGGCAATCAGCCCAACTATCCCGGTGCTCCTGTGCCATTCAACAACCCACAGACAGGACAGTATGGATATTCCAACCAGGCATCACAAGCCCCGATTCCTGTAGAGCCTCCAAGACAACCCCAGTTGAACGGACAGTCAATGGCGCTTCTGAACGCTTTCAAAGGTGCAAACgcttcagctcagctcaaAGAGAACATCCAACAACCCCAAATGCTCAACCCCGGCTACCAGGGCCAGAATCCAGCACCTGCTTACAGCAACTTTGGCGGACCGCAGATACCTCCACAAGTCCCCCCGCATACAGCTGGTACCCTAGGTGGCTACAACCGCTCTCAACCAAGTCCCAAGGAACTTCCAGGCTCCAAAGTTGGGCCGCCCGCCGATAACCACCGAAACGCTCTCCTCGGCATGTTTCGCAAGGAGGATCAGGCTCAGCCACAGGCCCAGGTGCCCCAACCTGGCGGTCAGCCTGCTTCTGGAAACTTACTGAACGAATTGTTCCGTTCAGCAGGTGGAGATGCTCGGCAGGCCCAAGTTTCCTCGCGAGCCAGCGCAGACACTAACCCGTCGATTTCTCTGGAAGCGTTGTCTATTCACCCTCGGCCTTCTCAGTCTGGTACCCCTGGGTCTCAAGGAAGGGCGGATTATGGACAGCAACACGGCCCTCTTCCCCAAGGGCCGGCCACCTCTCAGCCCGGCCAGCCTATCCGTATTCTTCAGCGAGGCCAGAATGACCAGTTCCTGCGTGTTGGCGGGCCCTCGACAGCATCTCCACAAACTTCACAGGCGTCGCCCAGTGGCCTTGCTGGTCACCTGCAGCCTGTGCCGGCGGGAGCCAGCCCCGGAGTCTCACCATCATTCCCTGCGCTCAGCCAACGTCGTGAGTCTGGGCCTGACCAGAAACGACAACTTCTATCTCTCTTTGGAAAACAACCATCTCCTGCCAGCTTGGAGGCAGCTAAAGGAAAGGAGGTTATCGTGGGGACGCCGAGGTCTCGGCTtgcttctttggcttctggTGCCGGCGAGCCGGGGCTTGGAAACCTGCCCCCTTCTCGCCGCGGCAGCCAGACACCAATTTCACCCGCGGAGCGCACCTTTTTGCTAGACTACCTGCAGTCTGTTACCAACAGCGCCAACCGGTGA
- a CDS encoding Protein arginine methyltransferase NDUFAF7, translating to MMRPLSARPLTRLGGSRWVQRPGFGAARSFSSSIRRCQSEGEGERKWSTPLAKQLFEAISTTGPVPLASYMRMCLTGDLGGYYTGAIGEGRDQFGAKGDFVTSPEISQIFGELIGIWFLAEWISQGRPKQGVQLIEVGPGRGTLMDDMLRTIQRFPAMSNSIDAIYMVEASRELRDAQKQLLCGPDASSSESKAGFHSPSKYNGKQIVWTDTIKSIPIEPDKTPFIIAHEFFDALPIHSFQSAPAPPPQSKPSASPQPQQPSHDTKPTMEWCEMMVSPTPPGATHADLGTPKSEQHEPPPEFQLILSSGTTRHSRFLPESSPRYRKLKNVPDSVIEVCPDASIYATDFAARIGGSPQHPKPKPSGAALILDYGTSDTIPINSLRGIRQHRRVSPFSAPGLVDLSADVDFTAIAEVATLASEGVEVHGPINQGDFLELMGIRERAEMLTKAPGVDKETAGKIDGAWKRLVDKGPDGMGKLYKALAILPENDGRRRPVGFGGDVNA from the exons ATGATGAGACCACTCAGCGCTCGACCGCTTACGAGGCTCGGCGGAAGTCGTTGGGTGCAGCGGCCTGGCTTTGGAGCTGCTAGAAGCTTCTCATCGAGTATTCGACGGTGTCAAAGCGAGGGTGAGGGAGAGAGGAAGTGGTCTACGCCTCTAGCCAAGCAGCTCTTTGAGGCCATCTCT ACAACCGGCCCTGTTCCTCTGGCGAGCTACATGCGCATGTGCTTGACGGGCGATCTTGGAGGCTACTACACCGGAGCCATTGGCGAAGGACGGGATCAGTTTGGAGCAAAGGGCGATTTTGTGACATCACCAGAGATATCTCAGATCTTTGGGGAGCTCATTGGTATCTGGTTTCTCGCTGAATGGATCAGCCAAGGTCGACCCAAGCAAGGCGTGCAGCTCATCGAGGTTGGGCCCGGCCGAGGTACTCTTATGGACGACATGCTTCGG ACGATCCAGAGGTTTCCTGCAATGTCTAACAGCATTGACGCCATCTATATGGTCGAGGCGAGTCGCGAGTTGAGAGACGCTCAGAAGCAGCTTCTCTGCGGTCCGGATGCTTCATCATCAGAGTCCAAGGCTGGCTTCCATAGCCCGAGCAAGTATAACGGGAAGCAGATTGTCTGGACTGACACCATCAAGTCCATTCCCATCG AACCTGACAAGACGCCCTTCATCATCGCCCACGAGTTCTTTGACGCCCTCCCCATCCACAGCTTCCAGTCAGCTCCAGCCCCTCCACCACAAAGCAAGCCCTCCGCCTCTCCTCAACCACAGCAGCCGTCACACGACACCAAGCCCACCATGGAGTGGTGCGAGATGATGGTATCGCCAACTCCTCCCGGCGCAACCCACGCCGACCTCGGCACGCCCAAGTCGGAGCAGCATGAGCCTCCCCCCGAGTTCCAGCTCATCCTCTCCTCGGGAACCACGCGGCACTCACGCTTCCTCCCCGAGTCTTCGCCCCGGTACCGCAAGCTCAAGAACGTCCCGGACTCGGTCATCGAGGTGTGCCCAGATGCCTCCATCTACGCCACCGACTTTGCCGCTCGCATCGGCGGCTCTCCTCAGcatcccaagcccaagccgaGCGGCGCcgccctcatcctcgactACGGCACCTCTGATACCATCCCCATCAACTCTCTCCGTGGCATCCGCCAGCACCGTCGCGTGAGCCCCTTTTCCGCACCCGGTCTCGTCGACCTGAGCGCCGACGTCGACTTTACTGCCATTGCCGAGGTAGCCACCTTGGCGAGCGAGGGCGTTGAGGTCCACGGTCCCATCAACCAGGGAGATTTCCTTGAGCTGATGGGCATTCGTGAGCGTGCCGAGATGTTGACCAAGGCCCCTGGCGTCGACAAGGAGACTGCTGGCAAGATTGATGGAGCGTGGAAGAGACTTGTTGACAAGGGGCCTGATGGTATGGGCAAGCTCTACAAGGCTCTGGCTATTCTACCAGAGAACGATGGACGAAGACGACCTGTTGGATTTGGAGGCGATGTCAATGCTTAG